Proteins encoded in a region of the Rhizobium sp. CC-YZS058 genome:
- a CDS encoding Smr/MutS family protein: MGKDKTLSPEDRVLWSKVARSTRALPGRMEQIATWEEPMEPQAARSTAAPAKLSPPGTAIRLSPAPEAPRRHHPLEKPVKRKLARGHLPIDARIDLHGLAQSEAHGLLLHFLLTAHERGLRHVLVITGKGTSMGSEGALKRAVPLWFSLPEFRPLISSHEPAARNHGGEGALYVRLSRQKGGAFP; encoded by the coding sequence ATGGGGAAGGACAAGACGCTCAGTCCGGAGGATCGGGTTCTCTGGAGCAAGGTCGCCCGCTCGACTCGAGCCCTGCCGGGTCGCATGGAACAGATCGCGACCTGGGAGGAACCTATGGAGCCGCAGGCCGCGCGTTCAACAGCCGCACCGGCCAAGCTGTCCCCTCCTGGAACGGCCATCCGGCTTTCGCCCGCGCCCGAGGCACCACGGCGCCATCATCCGCTCGAAAAGCCGGTCAAACGCAAGCTCGCCCGGGGTCATCTGCCGATCGACGCGCGGATCGACCTGCACGGCCTCGCGCAAAGCGAGGCACATGGACTGCTCCTGCATTTTCTGCTGACTGCCCACGAACGCGGCCTTCGCCATGTTCTGGTCATCACCGGCAAGGGAACGTCGATGGGCAGCGAAGGCGCATTGAAGCGGGCCGTTCCTCTCTGGTTCTCGCTGCCGGAGTTCCGGCCGCTGATCTCCTCGCACGAGCCGGCAGCGCGCAATCATGGCGGGGAGGGCGCTCTCTATGTGCGGCTGTCGCGCCAGAAAGGCGGAGCCTTTCCGTGA
- a CDS encoding HpcH/HpaI aldolase/citrate lyase family protein, with the protein MPAPSNLFKAALAERRFQLGLWVALASPYAAGILSGSGYDWLLIDGEHAPNDLPLLAAQVRAVQARSSHPIVRLPVGETWMIKQILDAGAQTLLIPMVESVEEAERLVRAVRYPPRGVRGVGAALGAASDYSRIGDYLETADREICLLVQIESRAGLAALDAIAALDGIDGLFIGPSDLAADMGLLGQPGHPAVTEAIRHGFARIAAAGKGAGIMTLDPAQARLYRRLGADFMAIGTDVTTLVAATTRLRLDFEAEEDGPSAEHPFAGY; encoded by the coding sequence ATGCCCGCACCCAGCAATCTCTTCAAGGCGGCCTTGGCGGAACGCCGGTTCCAGCTCGGCCTGTGGGTTGCGCTGGCGAGCCCCTATGCGGCCGGCATCTTGAGCGGAAGCGGCTATGACTGGCTGCTGATCGATGGCGAACATGCGCCGAATGATCTTCCTCTGCTTGCCGCCCAAGTACGAGCCGTACAGGCACGATCCAGCCATCCGATCGTGCGTCTTCCGGTCGGCGAGACCTGGATGATCAAGCAGATCCTCGACGCTGGCGCACAGACCCTCTTGATCCCGATGGTCGAAAGCGTCGAAGAGGCGGAACGGCTGGTGCGCGCGGTGCGCTATCCGCCACGCGGCGTGCGCGGTGTCGGCGCGGCGCTTGGAGCCGCGTCGGACTACAGCCGGATCGGCGACTATCTGGAAACGGCCGATCGCGAGATCTGCCTCCTCGTGCAGATTGAAAGTCGGGCCGGTCTGGCGGCGTTGGATGCCATCGCCGCACTGGACGGGATCGACGGGCTCTTCATTGGGCCGTCCGATCTCGCGGCCGATATGGGCCTGCTCGGCCAACCCGGTCATCCGGCTGTCACCGAGGCGATCAGGCATGGTTTTGCGCGCATCGCAGCCGCCGGAAAGGGGGCCGGCATCATGACCCTCGATCCCGCGCAGGCCCGGCTCTATCGCCGTCTCGGCGCCGACTTCATGGCGATCGGCACCGACGTGACGACGCTCGTTGCCGCCACGACGCGCTTGAGGCTCGATTTCGAGGCGGAGGAAGACGGCCCATCCGCCGAACACCCCTTCGCTGGCTATTAA
- a CDS encoding helix-turn-helix transcriptional regulator, with translation MTPFGEAMQALRREKGVTQKQMAAALGVSAAYLSALEHGHKGTPSFDFLQRVAGYFHIIWDEAEALFALAALSDPRVVVDTIGLSSAHTVFANRLAREIRSLTATRLTELTEILDKAEKDAKERR, from the coding sequence ATGACGCCGTTTGGTGAAGCGATGCAGGCGCTGCGTCGCGAGAAGGGCGTCACGCAGAAGCAGATGGCTGCCGCGCTTGGCGTGTCCGCTGCCTATCTCTCGGCCCTCGAACATGGACACAAGGGAACGCCGAGTTTCGATTTCCTCCAGCGGGTCGCTGGCTATTTTCATATCATCTGGGACGAGGCGGAAGCGCTGTTCGCGCTCGCTGCATTGTCCGACCCCCGCGTGGTGGTCGATACGATCGGGCTGTCGAGCGCTCATACTGTCTTTGCCAACCGGCTTGCCCGAGAAATCCGCAGTCTCACAGCGACAAGGCTGACGGAATTGACGGAGATTTTGGACAAAGCCGAGAAGGATGCTAAGGAGCGTCGGTAA
- the secB gene encoding protein-export chaperone SecB — protein sequence MMTDTSPNGSAAESPSLNILAQYIKDLSFENPGAPRSLQARDKAPAININVNVNANPLSESEFDVILTLSADAKDGDKTLFHTELAYGGVFRVTGFPQEHMLPLLFIECPRLLFPFARQIIADATRNGGFPPLMIDPIDFAQMFTQRMAEEKVRSQVSANAN from the coding sequence CTGATGACCGATACTTCCCCGAATGGCAGCGCCGCTGAAAGCCCGTCGCTGAATATCCTCGCGCAATATATCAAGGACCTGTCCTTCGAAAATCCCGGCGCGCCACGGTCGCTCCAGGCTCGTGACAAGGCGCCGGCAATCAACATCAACGTCAATGTGAACGCCAATCCGCTCTCCGAGAGCGAGTTCGACGTGATCCTCACCCTGTCGGCCGATGCCAAGGATGGTGACAAGACGCTGTTCCACACCGAGCTTGCCTATGGTGGGGTCTTCCGCGTCACCGGTTTCCCGCAGGAGCACATGCTGCCGCTTCTCTTCATCGAATGCCCGCGGCTGCTCTTCCCCTTCGCGCGACAGATCATCGCCGATGCGACCCGCAATGGTGGGTTCCCGCCGCTGATGATCGACCCGATCGATTTTGCGCAGATGTTTACCCAGCGCATGGCTGAAGAGAAGGTTCGCTCGCAGGTTTCCGCCAACGCAAACTGA
- a CDS encoding Tim44/TimA family putative adaptor protein, giving the protein MGSFDFVTLFFLVAAVVIFLQLRSVLGRRTGNERPPVDPFSPREAPDAPENDGKVVQLPRRDSVSDEEGRYGAIDRFAKPDTPLNATLRRLKDSDPSFDPKEFVDGAKIAYEMIVTAFAEGDRKSLKTLLSKDVFEGFDAAISEREARGETIKSTFVGIERAEIVSADVKDSEAVVTLRILSQLISATYDKAGAVIDGDAEAVSEVNDLWTFARDTRSRDPNWKLIATESEG; this is encoded by the coding sequence ATGGGCTCCTTCGACTTCGTCACCTTGTTTTTCCTGGTCGCTGCCGTCGTGATCTTTCTCCAGCTGCGCAGCGTTCTGGGGAGGCGAACGGGGAATGAGCGCCCGCCCGTCGATCCTTTTTCTCCACGGGAAGCGCCTGATGCTCCGGAGAATGACGGCAAGGTCGTACAGCTTCCGCGCCGGGATTCAGTGTCCGACGAGGAGGGGCGCTATGGCGCTATCGACCGCTTCGCAAAGCCGGATACGCCTCTCAACGCCACGCTGCGTCGCCTGAAGGATTCCGATCCATCCTTCGATCCGAAAGAGTTCGTCGACGGTGCCAAGATTGCTTACGAGATGATCGTGACTGCCTTCGCCGAGGGTGATCGGAAGTCGCTGAAGACGCTGCTGTCCAAGGATGTCTTCGAAGGTTTCGACGCAGCGATTTCGGAGCGCGAAGCGCGAGGCGAAACGATCAAGTCGACCTTCGTGGGCATCGAGCGGGCCGAGATCGTCAGCGCTGATGTCAAGGACAGCGAGGCCGTCGTGACCTTGCGCATCTTGAGCCAGCTGATCTCCGCTACCTACGACAAGGCAGGCGCAGTCATCGATGGCGATGCCGAGGCAGTGTCGGAAGTCAACGATCTTTGGACCTTCGCGCGCGACACGCGCTCGCGGGACCCGAACTGGAAATTGATCGCCACGGAATCGGAAGGCTGA
- the gabD gene encoding NADP-dependent succinate-semialdehyde dehydrogenase, which produces MTPTLKDPTLLRQAALVGGDWIEAGGDAIAVTNPATGEIIGHVPKLGAEETRQAIKAAEQAQKGWAKRTAKERAGILRTWYDLMMANKEDLGLILTLEQGKPLTEAIGEIAYGASFIEWFAEEGRRLYGDTIPGHQPDKRILVLKQPIGVVAAITPWNFPNAMITRKAGPAFAAGCAMVLKPASQTPFSAIAIALLAERAGLPKGLFSVLTGSASAIGGEMTASPIVRKLTFTGSTEIGAKLYEQSAPTIKKLGLELGGNAPFIVFDDADLDKAVEGALIAKYRNNGQTCVCANRLYVQDAVYDAFAEKLTAAVARLKIGNGLDEGVVLGPLIDPAALEKVEEHVADAVSKGARILQGGKPHALGGTFYEATILADVTPEMAVAREETFGPLAPLFRFKDEADVIAQANDTEFGLASYFYANDLSRVFRVAEALEYGMVGVNTGLISTAEAPFGGVKLSGLGREGSRYGLEEFTEIKYVCLGGIA; this is translated from the coding sequence ATGACCCCCACGCTCAAGGATCCGACGCTTCTCCGTCAGGCCGCTCTTGTCGGCGGCGACTGGATCGAGGCAGGCGGCGATGCGATCGCGGTGACGAACCCGGCCACAGGCGAAATCATCGGCCATGTCCCGAAGCTTGGCGCAGAGGAGACGCGTCAGGCCATCAAGGCGGCGGAACAGGCGCAGAAGGGTTGGGCGAAGCGCACCGCCAAGGAGCGCGCCGGCATCCTGCGGACCTGGTACGATCTGATGATGGCAAACAAGGAGGATCTGGGGTTGATTCTGACCCTGGAGCAGGGAAAGCCGCTGACCGAGGCTATCGGCGAGATCGCCTACGGAGCAAGCTTCATCGAATGGTTTGCCGAGGAAGGGCGTCGGCTTTACGGAGACACCATTCCCGGGCATCAGCCGGACAAGCGTATTCTCGTCCTCAAGCAGCCGATCGGCGTCGTCGCGGCGATCACGCCCTGGAACTTCCCCAATGCGATGATCACGCGCAAGGCCGGTCCGGCCTTTGCAGCCGGCTGCGCCATGGTCCTAAAGCCCGCCTCGCAAACACCGTTCTCGGCGATCGCCATCGCCCTTCTTGCCGAGCGTGCCGGCTTGCCCAAGGGGTTGTTCAGCGTGCTGACCGGCTCGGCCAGTGCGATCGGCGGCGAAATGACGGCAAGCCCCATCGTGCGCAAACTGACCTTCACCGGCTCGACCGAGATCGGCGCGAAGCTCTACGAACAGTCCGCCCCGACGATCAAGAAGCTGGGACTCGAGCTCGGCGGCAATGCTCCTTTCATCGTGTTCGACGATGCCGATCTCGACAAGGCTGTCGAGGGCGCGCTGATCGCCAAATACCGCAACAATGGACAGACCTGCGTCTGTGCCAATCGCCTCTATGTCCAGGATGCCGTCTATGATGCCTTCGCGGAAAAGCTGACGGCTGCGGTCGCCAGGCTCAAGATCGGTAACGGTCTGGACGAGGGCGTCGTACTTGGGCCTTTGATCGATCCAGCGGCGCTCGAAAAGGTCGAGGAGCATGTCGCCGACGCCGTGTCGAAAGGCGCTCGGATTCTCCAGGGCGGCAAGCCGCATGCGCTCGGCGGCACCTTCTACGAAGCAACCATTCTCGCCGATGTCACGCCGGAGATGGCGGTCGCGCGCGAGGAAACCTTCGGTCCGCTGGCACCGCTCTTTCGTTTCAAGGACGAAGCCGACGTCATCGCCCAGGCCAACGACACGGAATTCGGCCTCGCATCCTACTTCTATGCCAATGACCTTTCACGGGTCTTCCGGGTCGCCGAAGCGCTGGAATATGGCATGGTCGGCGTCAATACCGGGCTGATCTCCACGGCGGAAGCGCCGTTTGGCGGTGTGAAGCTTTCTGGCCTCGGCCGCGAGGGATCGCGCTACGGCCTCGAGGAGTTCACCGAGATCAAATATGTCTGCCTCGGCGGCATCGCCTGA
- the phaZ gene encoding polyhydroxyalkanoate depolymerase, with translation MFYQLYEINHAMMAPWRAAADAMRMAYTNPLNPIAHTYMGRNLAAGLEVFERSTRRYGKPEFGLTETIIDGKAIAIDETIVWRQPFCNLIHFERILERPGRSDPRVLIVAPMSGHYATLLRGTVEAMLPSSDVYITDWIDARMVPLADGSFDLDDYIEYVIDMLHFLGPDTHVIAVCQPAVPVLAAAAIMEGRKDPLAPASMTLMGGPIDTRINPTAVNQLAKEKPIEWFRDNVVMPVPFPQPGFMRPVYPGFLQLSGFMSMNLDRHLIAQKDFFDHLVKNDGDAAEKHRDFYDEYLAVMDLTAEFYLQTVDTVFMRHALPKGEMMYRGERVDTSAIRKVALFTVEGENDDISGVGQTEAAQTICPNIPDTMRQHYVQPDVGHYGVFNGSRFRREIAPRIMAFQRQHDRKSRPVAVIKGGKSA, from the coding sequence ATGTTTTACCAGCTCTATGAAATCAATCATGCCATGATGGCGCCGTGGCGCGCGGCGGCTGATGCCATGCGCATGGCCTATACCAATCCGCTGAACCCGATTGCCCATACCTATATGGGCCGCAATCTGGCAGCCGGGCTCGAAGTCTTCGAGCGATCGACCCGCCGCTACGGCAAGCCCGAGTTCGGCCTGACCGAAACCATCATCGACGGCAAGGCGATCGCCATCGACGAGACGATCGTCTGGCGCCAGCCATTCTGCAACCTCATCCATTTCGAGCGCATCCTGGAACGCCCCGGCCGCAGCGACCCGCGTGTCCTGATCGTCGCGCCGATGTCGGGCCATTATGCCACCCTGCTGCGCGGCACGGTCGAGGCCATGCTGCCAAGCTCGGATGTCTACATCACCGACTGGATCGACGCGCGCATGGTGCCGCTGGCGGACGGCAGCTTCGATCTCGACGACTACATCGAATATGTCATCGACATGCTGCACTTCCTCGGGCCGGACACACATGTCATCGCCGTCTGCCAGCCGGCGGTGCCGGTTCTGGCGGCAGCCGCAATCATGGAAGGGCGCAAGGATCCGCTGGCGCCGGCTTCGATGACGCTGATGGGCGGGCCGATCGACACGCGCATCAATCCTACGGCTGTCAATCAGCTGGCCAAGGAGAAGCCGATCGAGTGGTTCCGTGACAATGTGGTCATGCCGGTTCCCTTCCCTCAGCCCGGTTTCATGCGCCCGGTCTATCCCGGCTTCCTGCAGCTTTCGGGTTTCATGTCGATGAATCTGGATCGGCATCTGATCGCTCAGAAGGATTTCTTCGACCATCTGGTCAAGAACGATGGCGACGCCGCCGAGAAGCATCGCGATTTCTATGACGAATATCTGGCCGTCATGGACCTTACGGCCGAGTTCTATCTGCAGACGGTGGACACGGTCTTCATGCGCCATGCCCTGCCCAAGGGCGAGATGATGTATCGCGGCGAGCGGGTGGACACGAGCGCGATCCGAAAGGTGGCGCTCTTCACCGTCGAAGGAGAAAACGACGATATCTCCGGCGTTGGCCAGACGGAGGCGGCGCAAACGATCTGCCCGAACATTCCGGACACGATGCGCCAGCATTACGTCCAGCCGGATGTCGGCCATTACGGCGTTTTCAACGGCTCCCGCTTCCGCCGCGAGATCGCGCCGCGGATCATGGCTTTCCAGAGGCAGCATGACCGCAAATCACGACCCGTCGCCGTGATCAAAGGCGGTAAATCGGCCTGA
- a CDS encoding murein transglycosylase A → MDFSLRPLAFDALPGWTEDDPTPLIAALRRCHRQVSTVKPHRTGALGISSADLLPAYEASLTAAPNSGAEARAFFEALFEPFQLSKSDGSPGFVTAFYEPVVPVSATPDGVFRFPFYRRPDDLVDINDTNRPPGFDPGFTFGRESEDGVCEYPDRQAIEQGYLSGRGLEIAYARSKEDVFFAHVQGAARLVYPNGTTTRITYAAKSGHPFSAIGKLLIDRGDIDRQTVSMQSIRAWLTAHPEQADEVYWHNRSFIFFREAPVEDADLGPIAAAKVALEPGRSLAVDRLIHTFGTPFFLASDSLTSIDDGKPFRKLMLALDTGSAIVGPTRGDIFTGSGDHAGFLAGAVRNPADFFILIPKTAAPRYR, encoded by the coding sequence ATGGACTTCTCCCTTCGTCCGCTTGCCTTCGACGCCCTGCCAGGCTGGACCGAGGATGATCCAACCCCTTTGATCGCCGCGCTGCGCCGGTGCCACCGACAGGTGTCAACTGTCAAGCCGCACCGCACCGGTGCACTCGGCATCTCCAGTGCAGACCTTCTCCCCGCTTATGAAGCATCTCTCACTGCCGCTCCGAACAGTGGCGCGGAGGCACGAGCGTTTTTCGAAGCGCTGTTCGAACCGTTCCAATTGTCGAAAAGCGACGGCTCTCCCGGCTTCGTTACCGCTTTCTATGAACCGGTCGTCCCGGTCAGCGCAACGCCGGACGGCGTGTTCCGCTTTCCCTTCTACCGCCGCCCGGACGATCTCGTGGATATCAACGACACGAACCGCCCGCCCGGTTTCGACCCTGGCTTCACCTTCGGACGCGAGAGCGAGGATGGAGTCTGCGAATATCCGGACCGGCAGGCGATCGAGCAGGGTTATTTAAGCGGGCGCGGGCTCGAGATCGCCTATGCGCGCAGCAAGGAGGATGTGTTCTTCGCTCATGTTCAGGGTGCCGCGCGTCTTGTCTATCCGAACGGCACCACCACCCGCATCACCTATGCGGCGAAGAGCGGCCATCCGTTCAGCGCCATCGGCAAGCTTCTGATCGATCGCGGCGACATCGACCGCCAGACCGTTTCCATGCAGTCGATCCGCGCGTGGCTTACCGCCCATCCCGAACAGGCGGACGAAGTCTACTGGCACAATCGTTCCTTCATTTTCTTCCGGGAAGCGCCGGTGGAGGATGCCGATCTCGGACCGATCGCAGCGGCAAAGGTCGCGCTCGAGCCCGGGCGATCGCTTGCTGTCGATCGGCTGATCCATACGTTCGGGACGCCCTTCTTCCTGGCGAGCGATAGCCTGACGTCGATCGATGACGGAAAACCATTCCGCAAGCTAATGCTGGCCCTCGATACCGGTTCCGCGATCGTCGGCCCCACGCGCGGCGACATTTTCACCGGGTCGGGCGACCATGCCGGTTTCCTGGCTGGCGCGGTCCGCAACCCGGCAGACTTCTTCATTCTGATCCCGAAAACCGCAGCACCGCGCTATCGCTGA
- the gyrB gene encoding DNA topoisomerase (ATP-hydrolyzing) subunit B, producing MTDLPEAAGANAEYGADSIKVLKGLDAVRKRPGMYIGDTDDGSGLHHMVYEVVDNAIDEALAGHADIVTVTLNPDGSVTVTDNGRGIPTDIHKEEGVSAAEVIMTQLHAGGKFDQNSYKVSGGLHGVGVSVVNALSVSLKLKIRRGGKIYEMSFTHGVADAPLKATGECGAETGTEVTFLPSAETFTKTEFDYGTLEHRLRELAFLNSGVRILLTDKRHSDIRQEEMMYEGGLEAFVVYLDRAKKPLVTKPVAIRGEKNGITVEVAMWWNDSYHENVLCFTNNIPQRDGGTHMAGFRGALTRQVTAYADSSGITKREKVTVQPEDCREGLTAVLSVKVPDPKFSSQTKDKLVSSEVRPVVESLVNEALSTWFEEHPADAKILVGKVAEAAAAREAARKARELTRRKGALDISSLPGKLADCSERDPAKSELFLVEGDSAGGSAKQGRSRENQAILPLRGKILNVERARFDKMLSSQEIGTLITALGTSIGKDEFNPEKLRYHKIIIMTDADVDGAHIRTLLLTFFFRQMPELIERGHLYIAQPPLYKVTRGKSAQYLKDEKAFEDYLISMGLEETRLELASGEVRAGQDLREVIADALRLRSLIDGLHSRYSRSVVEQAAIAGALNAERLQDGSQSERIVSMLAERLDLIAEETERGWAGAVTAEGGLRLERMVRGVKELAFLDMALIGSQDARLIDQLSPKLAELYAAPPVLRRKEEAREISGPRALLDAIFANGRKGLSMQRYKGLGEMNAEQLWETTLDPNVRSLLQVRVNDATDADGLFARLMGDEVEPRRDFIQENALSVANLDI from the coding sequence ATGACCGATTTGCCTGAAGCCGCCGGCGCCAATGCCGAATATGGTGCTGATTCCATCAAGGTACTGAAGGGTCTCGATGCCGTCCGCAAGCGCCCGGGCATGTATATCGGCGATACCGATGATGGCTCCGGTCTGCACCATATGGTCTATGAGGTGGTCGATAATGCGATCGACGAGGCTCTGGCCGGTCATGCGGATATCGTGACCGTGACCTTGAACCCGGATGGTTCGGTAACGGTGACCGACAATGGGCGCGGCATTCCGACCGACATCCACAAGGAAGAGGGCGTGTCAGCGGCTGAGGTCATCATGACCCAGCTGCATGCCGGCGGTAAGTTCGACCAGAACTCCTACAAGGTCTCCGGCGGCCTGCACGGCGTCGGCGTTTCCGTCGTCAATGCGCTCTCCGTCTCGCTCAAGCTGAAGATCCGTCGCGGCGGCAAGATCTACGAAATGAGCTTCACGCATGGTGTCGCGGATGCGCCGTTGAAAGCCACGGGTGAATGCGGAGCCGAGACCGGCACGGAAGTGACGTTCCTTCCGTCTGCCGAGACCTTTACCAAGACCGAATTCGATTACGGGACGCTTGAACATCGCCTGCGCGAGCTCGCCTTCCTGAACTCCGGCGTCCGCATCCTGCTTACCGACAAGCGCCATTCCGACATTCGCCAGGAAGAGATGATGTATGAGGGCGGGCTGGAAGCCTTCGTCGTCTATCTCGACCGTGCCAAGAAGCCGCTGGTGACGAAGCCGGTGGCGATCCGTGGCGAGAAGAACGGCATCACCGTCGAAGTCGCCATGTGGTGGAACGACAGCTACCACGAAAACGTGCTTTGCTTCACCAACAACATCCCCCAGCGTGATGGCGGCACCCATATGGCCGGCTTCCGCGGCGCGCTGACCCGCCAGGTCACCGCCTATGCCGACAGCTCGGGCATCACCAAGCGCGAAAAGGTCACCGTACAGCCGGAAGACTGCCGCGAAGGGCTGACGGCCGTGCTGTCGGTCAAGGTGCCGGACCCCAAGTTTTCCTCCCAGACCAAGGACAAGCTCGTCTCCTCCGAAGTCCGCCCCGTGGTGGAAAGCCTGGTCAACGAAGCGCTCAGCACATGGTTCGAAGAGCATCCCGCCGATGCCAAGATCCTGGTCGGCAAGGTTGCCGAAGCCGCTGCGGCCCGCGAAGCAGCCCGCAAGGCGCGCGAACTGACGCGGCGCAAGGGCGCTCTCGATATCTCCTCGCTCCCCGGCAAGCTCGCCGACTGCTCGGAGCGTGACCCCGCGAAATCGGAACTCTTTCTGGTCGAGGGTGACTCGGCCGGCGGGTCGGCCAAGCAGGGACGTTCGCGCGAGAACCAGGCAATCCTGCCGCTGCGCGGCAAGATCCTCAATGTCGAGCGCGCCCGCTTCGATAAGATGCTGTCCAGCCAGGAAATCGGCACGCTGATCACGGCCCTTGGCACATCGATCGGCAAGGACGAGTTTAATCCGGAAAAACTGCGCTACCACAAGATCATCATCATGACCGATGCCGATGTGGACGGCGCCCATATCCGGACCTTGCTGCTTACCTTCTTCTTCCGCCAGATGCCGGAGCTGATCGAGCGCGGTCACCTCTATATTGCCCAGCCGCCACTCTATAAGGTGACGCGCGGCAAGTCGGCGCAGTACTTGAAGGACGAGAAGGCCTTCGAGGACTATCTGATTTCCATGGGGCTGGAAGAAACCCGTCTCGAACTCGCGTCGGGCGAGGTAAGGGCAGGCCAGGATCTGCGCGAGGTCATTGCTGACGCGCTTCGCCTGCGCTCGCTCATCGACGGTCTCCACTCCCGCTACAGCCGCTCCGTGGTCGAGCAGGCGGCCATTGCCGGCGCGCTCAATGCGGAACGCCTGCAGGATGGCAGCCAATCCGAGCGGATCGTGTCGATGCTCGCCGAGCGGCTCGATCTCATCGCCGAGGAAACGGAGCGCGGCTGGGCCGGCGCAGTGACGGCAGAAGGCGGCCTGCGGCTCGAGCGCATGGTGCGTGGCGTGAAGGAGCTTGCTTTCCTCGACATGGCCCTGATCGGCTCGCAGGATGCAAGGTTGATCGACCAGCTTTCGCCGAAACTCGCCGAACTCTATGCCGCACCGCCGGTTCTGCGGCGCAAGGAAGAGGCACGCGAGATCAGCGGTCCGCGCGCCTTGCTCGACGCGATCTTCGCCAACGGCCGCAAGGGTCTCTCGATGCAGCGCTACAAGGGGCTTGGTGAAATGAATGCCGAGCAGCTCTGGGAAACGACGCTGGATCCGAATGTCCGGTCGCTTCTTCAGGTTCGCGTCAACGACGCGACCGATGCCGATGGTCTCTTCGCCCGGCTGATGGGCGACGAGGTGGAGCCGCGGCGCGACTTCATCCAGGAAAACGCGCTCAGCGTCGCCAATCTCGATATCTGA
- a CDS encoding nitroreductase family protein, with product MPIQSNFRQADYPIEPDFLKRWSPRAFTGEPMSETELLTILEAGRWAPSAFNFQPWRFIYALRDTPEWDQLFAVLNDFNQGWAKSASALVVIVSKTHFAAPGATEEKFSYSHSFDAGAAWGAIAHQAQLSGFQAHGMTGIHFDKVNGLLRIPEGYRVEAAVAIGRQGNKSTLPEGLQGRETPSPRRPLSETAFKGSFKAD from the coding sequence ATGCCGATCCAAAGCAACTTTCGCCAGGCTGATTATCCGATCGAGCCCGACTTTCTAAAGCGCTGGTCGCCGCGAGCCTTCACCGGTGAACCGATGAGCGAGACCGAGCTGCTAACCATTCTCGAAGCCGGCCGTTGGGCTCCATCCGCCTTCAATTTCCAGCCTTGGCGCTTCATCTATGCGCTGCGCGATACGCCGGAATGGGATCAGCTGTTCGCGGTGCTGAACGACTTCAACCAGGGTTGGGCGAAATCGGCTTCGGCACTGGTCGTCATCGTATCGAAGACGCATTTTGCAGCACCGGGCGCAACCGAGGAGAAGTTTTCCTACAGCCACAGCTTCGATGCCGGTGCCGCTTGGGGCGCCATCGCCCACCAGGCTCAGCTCTCCGGCTTCCAGGCGCATGGCATGACGGGGATCCATTTTGATAAGGTCAATGGGCTGCTCCGTATTCCCGAGGGTTACCGCGTCGAAGCCGCCGTCGCGATTGGCCGGCAGGGCAACAAGAGCACGCTGCCGGAAGGCCTGCAGGGCCGAGAAACGCCGAGCCCTCGCCGCCCTCTTTCCGAAACCGCCTTCAAGGGCAGTTTCAAGGCTGATTGA
- a CDS encoding FxsA family protein gives MRLSFIPLLFLLLPLAEIATFIMVGREIGVGWTLLLILASGVAGAVLLRTQGLGVLRKLQSAAQTGENPGRQIVHGAMIVIAAFLLILPGFLSDVVGFLLFIPAVRDLGWRLIRDRMSVVTRRRPGGFSASATAGFGHPEPGPVRPREQSEVRVIELDEDDYSRGTGPTIERDPRDPR, from the coding sequence ATGCGACTGTCTTTCATCCCGCTCCTGTTTCTCCTGCTTCCCTTGGCGGAAATCGCGACCTTCATCATGGTCGGCCGCGAGATCGGCGTGGGCTGGACCCTGCTCCTGATCCTCGCCAGCGGCGTTGCCGGCGCCGTGCTGCTGCGCACCCAAGGACTGGGCGTGCTGCGCAAGCTGCAGAGCGCGGCGCAGACGGGAGAGAACCCGGGGCGACAGATCGTGCATGGCGCGATGATCGTCATCGCCGCCTTCTTGCTGATCCTACCCGGCTTCCTCAGCGATGTTGTCGGCTTCCTGCTGTTCATCCCCGCGGTACGCGATTTAGGCTGGCGGCTGATCCGGGACCGAATGAGCGTCGTGACCCGCAGACGGCCGGGCGGTTTCTCCGCCTCCGCCACGGCCGGTTTCGGTCATCCCGAGCCCGGTCCCGTTCGTCCGCGCGAGCAGAGCGAGGTCCGCGTGATCGAACTCGACGAGGATGATTATTCACGCGGGACCGGACCAACAATCGAGAGAGACCCGCGTGATCCGCGGTAG